The sequence GTGGATCTCGGTGACCATGCCGGTGCCGATCACCACGCTGTCCTGGTGCAGGGCGGGGGCCAGCCGGTGCAGCTGGTCCTCCAGCAGGGCGAGGCTCTTCGGGACCCGGACCAGCAGCACGTCGATCCGCTCCGGCGGCGCTTCGGTGCTGGTGAGCAGGTGGACGGCGGTCTCGGGGACGCCGTTGCGGACCAGGTTGGCGCGGGTGGCCTGCCGGCCGAGGTAGGAGTCGGTGATCTGGACCAGCCGGGCAGCCTGGCCGAGCCCGTCGGGTCGGGCTGACGAGAGCGCCGTCGCGAGTGCACCCCAGCGGTCGCCGAGCACCACCACGGTGCCGGTCAACGGGACGGCCGGCGCGTCGGTGTCGCCGTGCAGGTGGCGCAGCAGGTACTCGTCGGCGGCGTCCCAGGCGCGCAGCTGCTCGCGCGGGTCCTCGGGGAAGCGGGTGAGCCGGAATTCGCCCCATGACGTGGTGAAACAGTTCATCGTGCGCCCAGGCTAGCCGGTCCGCCTACCGGGAATTGTCGGACCCGGCTGCGAGGATCCGTGGTGGAGAACCGAGGAGCCGTCATCCACTCCGCAGGGAGCGCATCATGGGATTCCACAAGGCACGACTGGACCGTCTGCACGACGCCCTGGCCGGCCATGTCGAGCGCGGCGGGGTGCCCGGCCTGGTCGGGCTGGTCGCGGTGGGCGACGAGGTGCACGTCGAGGCGATCGGCAAGCGTTCGGTGGGCGGCGGGCCGGTCGGGCGGGACACGCTGTTCCGGATCGCGTCGATGACCAAACCGGTCACCGCCGTCGCCACCATGATCCTGCTGGAGGAGTGCCGGCTGCGGCTGGACGACCCGGTGGACGAGCTGCTGCCCGAGCTGGCGAACCGCCGGGTGCTGCGCGCGGTGGACGGGCCGCTGGACGACACCGTGCCGGCCGAGCGCCCGATCACCGTGCGCGATCTGCTGACCTTCCGGATGGGCACCGGCATCCTGATGGTGCCGCCCGGCAGCTACCCCATCCAGCGGGCGATGGACGCGCTCGACCTCGGCCAGGGCCTGCCGCAGCCGTCCGTGGTGCCGGAGCCCGAGGAGTGGCTGCGTCGGTTCTCCACCCTCCCGCTGATGTACCAGCCGGGTGAGCGCTGGGTCTACAACACGGGCAGCGACCTGCTCGGGGTGCTGATCGCCCGGGCCTGCGGCCGGCCCTTCGAGGTGTTCCTGCGGGAGCGGGTCTTCGAGCCGCTGGGCATGAAGGACACCGCCTTCTCGGTGCCGGCCGACCAGCTGGACCGATTCGCCACGGCCTACTGGAACGACCCCGCCACCGGCGAACTCGCCGTCTTCGACGAGGCCGCCGGCGGTCAGTGGGCCACTCCCCCGGCCTTCCCGGCCGGCGCCGCCGGGCTGGTCTCCACGGTGGACGACTTCCTGGCGTTCAGCCGGATGCTGCTGGGCGGTGGGCGCTTCGCGGGCGAGAGGATCATCTCCCGGGCCGCCGTCGAGCTGCTGAGCAGTGATCAGCTGACGGCGGACCAGAAGGCCAGGTCCAGCCTGGATCCCGGGTTCTTCGACACCAACGGCTGGGGCTTCGGCGTCGCGGTGGTCACCCGGCGGACCGGGCTGGGCCACCCGGTGGGCCAGTACGGCTGGAACGGGGGCCTGGGCACCTCCTGGGGCGTGGACCCGGCCGGCGGGGTGATCGGGGTGCTGCTGACCCAGCGCCTGTTCAGCTCGCCGGTGCTGCCGCTGGTGCACCAGGACTTCTGGACCTCGGCCTACCAGGCGCTGGATCAGTGATCCGTCAGCTCGGCAGCGTCCAGGACTGGTTGGCGCCGCCGCCGCAGTCCCAGATCTGCAGCCGGGTGCCGTTGGCGGAGCTCGGTCCGGTGGCGTCCAGGCAGCGGCCGGACTGCGGGTTGACCAGCTGGTGCGAGGCGGTGGCGGTCCACTGCTGGGCGCCGGTGCCGTTGCAGTCGTAGAGCTGGGTCTGGGTGCCGTTGGCGGTGCCGGCCGCGGTCACGTCCAGGCACTTGCCGAGAGCCCGCAGGGTGCCGTCGCCCGGCACCGTCCACTGCTGGGCGTTGGTGCCGTTGCAGTCGTAGAGCTGGACGGCGGTGCCGTTGGCGGAGTTGGCGCCGGCCACGTCCACGCACTTGCCGCCGTAGCCGGTGATCGCGCCCGTCGAGCTGGGCGGCTGGGTGCCGCCGGTGAGGGCGTTGAAGGTGCGGGTGAACTGGTACTGGCTCTGCGGGGTGCCGCTGCAGGTGTCGGAGAGGGTGCCGGTACTGGCGCACGCCTGGTCGCGGCCGAGCGCCCAGAAGGCCAGCTCCTGGATGCCGTTGGCGGCGGCGAAGGATTCCAGGGTGCTCGCGTTGGCGGTGCTGAACACCTCGTTGGTGCTGTCGTTCACCCCGATCATCGGGGTGTTGCCCTCCATCGCCCAGAGCTGGGCGGAGCTCTTGCCGGTCCAGATCTGGCCGAGCTGGCCGAGCAAGGCGGTGGCCGCGTCGGTGGCGGCCTTGCCCATGTCCAGGGTGGCGCCGTAGTCCATGGTCATGATGTTGACCAGGTTGACGTTGAGACCGCGGCTCTTGGCGTTGTTGAGCAGGCTCAGCGAGTTGGACTCCAGGCCGGTCGGGTTGACGGGCAGCGTGTAGTCCACGGCGAGGGTGCGGCCGGCGGCGGCGTACTGCTGCTGGAGCGCGGCCAGGGCCTGGTTGCGGCGGTCGTTGGCGGTGGTGTCGTTGAGCGCGGCGCCCTCGATGTCGAGGTCGATCCGGGTCAGGTTGAGCGTGTCCACCACCCGCTGGTACTGGGCTTCGAGCGCGGAGACGCTGGTG is a genomic window of Kitasatospora azatica KCTC 9699 containing:
- a CDS encoding serine hydrolase domain-containing protein, with the protein product MGFHKARLDRLHDALAGHVERGGVPGLVGLVAVGDEVHVEAIGKRSVGGGPVGRDTLFRIASMTKPVTAVATMILLEECRLRLDDPVDELLPELANRRVLRAVDGPLDDTVPAERPITVRDLLTFRMGTGILMVPPGSYPIQRAMDALDLGQGLPQPSVVPEPEEWLRRFSTLPLMYQPGERWVYNTGSDLLGVLIARACGRPFEVFLRERVFEPLGMKDTAFSVPADQLDRFATAYWNDPATGELAVFDEAAGGQWATPPAFPAGAAGLVSTVDDFLAFSRMLLGGGRFAGERIISRAAVELLSSDQLTADQKARSSLDPGFFDTNGWGFGVAVVTRRTGLGHPVGQYGWNGGLGTSWGVDPAGGVIGVLLTQRLFSSPVLPLVHQDFWTSAYQALDQ
- a CDS encoding ricin-type beta-trefoil lectin domain protein, whose protein sequence is MATIRSATGLKYYTLAFVISDGSCNATFNGNTSIADAGWQSAINSLRAAGGDVIASFGGAAGTELGQACTSVSALEAQYQRVVDTLNLTRIDLDIEGAALNDTTANDRRNQALAALQQQYAAAGRTLAVDYTLPVNPTGLESNSLSLLNNAKSRGLNVNLVNIMTMDYGATLDMGKAATDAATALLGQLGQIWTGKSSAQLWAMEGNTPMIGVNDSTNEVFSTANASTLESFAAANGIQELAFWALGRDQACASTGTLSDTCSGTPQSQYQFTRTFNALTGGTQPPSSTGAITGYGGKCVDVAGANSANGTAVQLYDCNGTNAQQWTVPGDGTLRALGKCLDVTAAGTANGTQTQLYDCNGTGAQQWTATASHQLVNPQSGRCLDATGPSSANGTRLQIWDCGGGANQSWTLPS